A single genomic interval of Camelina sativa cultivar DH55 chromosome 11, Cs, whole genome shotgun sequence harbors:
- the LOC104722654 gene encoding protein SGT1 homolog A-like: protein MAKELADKAKEAFIDDEFDVAVDLYSKAIDLDPNCADFFADRAQSYIKLLSFTEAVADANKAIELDPSLTKAYLRKGTACLKLEEYLTAKTALEKGASIAPSDSKFKKLIDECDLRITEEEKDLVQPVPSTLPLSSTASSVSELDLTPAPAAPAKAKYRHEYYQKPEEVVVTVFAKGIHKQNVNIDFGEQILSVVIDVPGEEAYYLQPRLFGKIIPDKCKYEVLSTKIEIRLAKADIITWPSLEHGKGPVVLPKPNVSSEVSQRPAYPSSKKVKDWDKLEAEVKKQEKDENLEGDAALNKFFRDIYSNADEXLSDILDNEQVESNGTVLSTNWQEVGTKKIESTPPDGMELKKWEI, encoded by the exons ATGGCTAAGGAGCTTGCTGATAAGGCTAAAGAGGCTTTCATAGACGATGAGTTCGATGTTGCTGTTGACTTGTACTCCAAAGCCATTGACTTGGATCCCAATTGTGCTGATTTCTTCGCTGATCGTGCTCAGTCCTATATCAAACTCCTAAGCTTCACTG AGGCCGTGGCTGATGCAAACAAAGCAATTGAGTTGGATCCTTCATTGACCAAAGCTTACCTAAGAAAAGG AACTGCTTGTTTGAAGCTTGAAGAGTATCTGACTGCGAAAACAGCTCTTGAAAAGGGTGCTTCCATCGCACCTAGTGACTCCAAATTTAAGAAGTTGATAGATGAATGCGATCTGCGAATCACAG aagaagagaaagatttggTTCAACCGGTGCCATCAACTTTGCCTTTGAGTTCAACAGCATCATCAGTATCGGAACTTGATCTTACCCCTGCGCCTGCAGCACCAGCCAAAGCAAAGTACAG GCACGAGTACTATCAAAAGCCAGAAGAAGTTGTGGTAACTGTTTTTGCAAAAGGGATACACAAGCAGAATGTTAACATCGACTTTGGTGAACAAATT CTGAGTGTTGTGATTGATGTCCCTGGAGAGGAGGCGTATTATCTTCAACCGAGATTGTTTGGAAAG ATAATACCAGATAAGTGCAAGTATGAAGTATTGTCAACCAAAATTGAGATCCGTCTTGCAAAAGCTGATATAATCACATGGCCTTCCCTCGAACACGGCAAAGGGCCAGTGGTTTTGCCAAAGCCTAATGTTTCATCAG AGGTTTCACAGAGACCAGCTTATCCTTCTTCTAAGAAAGTTAAGGACTGGGATAAGCTGGAAGCTGAAGTGAAGAAACAG GAAAAGGATGAGAACCTTGAAGGAGACGCAGCTTTGAACAAATTCTTCCGTGATATATACTCGAATGCGGATGAGGN TCTCTCGGATATTTTGGACAATGAACAGGTGGAATCGAATGGGACAGTTCTGTCAACAAACTGGCAAGAGGTTGGGACTAAGAAAATCGAGAGCACTCCTCCAGACGGCATGGAGCTCAAGAAATGGGAGATCTGA
- the LOC104727797 gene encoding endoglucanase 20-like: MGKLLVIMLVGMFLAFESLEALDYGDALNKSILFFEGQRSGKLPTNQRVKWRGNSALSDGASANVNLIGGYNDAGDNVKFVWPMSFTTTLLSWAAIEYQNEISTVNQLSYLRSAIKWGTDFLLRAHTSPTMLYTQVGDGNSDHSCWERPEDMDTPRTLYSISSSSPGSEAAGEAAAALAAASIVFKSVDSTYSSTLLNHAKTLFEFADKYRGSYQASCPFYCSYSGYQDELLWAAAWLYKATGEKCYINYVISNKDWSQAVNESSWDDKFAGAQALLALEFYNGTYDLAKFKTDVESFVCALMPGSSSQQIKPTPGGILYIRDSSNLQYVTTATTVLFHYAKTLSKAQVSSIQCGSTQFTPSQIRNFAKSQVDYILGNNPISMSYMVGFGTKYPTQLHHRGSSLPSIKSKPEKIDCNGGFSYYNSDTPNPNVHTGAIVGGPNSSDQYSDKRSDYSHAEPTTYINAAFIGPVAALISSSG; the protein is encoded by the exons ATGGGCAAGCTCTTGGTGATAATGTTAGTTGGGATGTTCTTGGCTTTCGAAAGCTTGGAAGCACTTGACTATGGAGATGCACTAAACAAGTCTATCTTGTTCTTTGAAGGCCAACGATCCGGTAAACTCCCGACTAACCAACGGGTTAAATGGCGAGGCAATTCTGCCCTCTCCGACGGTGCATCAGCTAAT GTGAATCTGATTGGAGGGTATAACGATGCTGGTGACAATGTAAAATTTGTATGGCCAATGTCATTTACCACAACCTTGTTGAGTTGGGCTGCAATTGAATACCAAAATGAGATTTCTACCGTTAACCAGCTTAGTTACCTCCGCTCTGCTATAAAATGGGGAACCGACTTTCTCCTCCGCGCTCATACGTCGCCCACCATGCTATATACACAG GTGGGAGATGGGAATTCAGATCATAGTTGTTGGGAGAGGCCAGAAGATATGGACACACCAAGAACTCTCTACAgtatctcttcctcttccccgGGTTCAGAAGCTGCCGGTGAAGCCGCAGCCGCTCTAGCTGCGGCCTCAATTGTTTTTAAATCGGTCGATTCTACTTATTCATCCACACTACTAAACCATGCAAAAACC CTGTTTGAATTTGCTGACAAATACAGAGGTTCTTACCAAGCATCTTGCCCCTTCTACTGCTCATACTCAGGCTACCAG GATGAATTACTATGGGCTGCGGCATGGCTATACAAAGCAACAGGAGAGAAGTGTTACATAAATTATGTTATAAGCAATAAAGATTGGAGCCAAGCCGTCAATGAATCCAGCTGGGACGACAAATTCGCCGGCGCTCAGGCTTTACTCGCTTTG GAGTTTTACAACGGGACATATGACTTGGCTAAATTTAAGACCGATGTTGAATCATTTGTCTGCGCATTGATGCCCGGAAGTAGCTCtcaacaaattaaaccaactcCTG GTGGCATTTTGTACATTAGAGACAGTAGCAACTTACAATATGTCACAACAGCGACAACGGTTTTGTTCCACTACGCAAAAACTCTATCAAAAGCACAGGTCAGCTCAATTCAGTGCGGTTCAACCCAGTTCACCCCATCTCAAATTCGAAATTTCGCCAAATCACAG GTGGATTACATCCTTGGAAACAATCCAATTTCCATGTCTTACATGGTCGGGTTTGGGACAAAGTATCCTACACAACTTCATCACAGAGGCTCATCATTACCGTCAATAAAATCTAAACCGGAGAAAATTGACTGCAATGGAGGATTTTCATACTACAATTCTGATACACCAAACCCGAATGTGCATACCGGCGCAATTGTGGGTGGACCGAATTCATCCGACCAGTATAGCGACAAAAGATCAGATTACTCTCATGCAGAACCCACAACTTACATCAACGCCGCCTTTATTGGCCCCGTCGCTGCTCTGATCAGTTCTTCCGGTTAA
- the LOC104722657 gene encoding probable WRKY transcription factor 29, with translation MGEVAYMDEGDLEAIVRGYSGSGEAFSGESSGGFSPSFCLPMETSSFYEPDMETSGLDELGELYKPFYPFSTQTILTSSVSVPEDSISFRDEKKQRTHGCLLSNGSRLDHIRIPESKSKKSKKNQQKRVVEQVKEENLLSDAWAWRKYGQKPIKGSPYPRSYYRCSSSKGCLARKQVERNPQNPDKFTITYTNEHNHELPTRRNSLAGSTRAKSSQTKPTLTKKSGKEVVSSPTSNLMIASADESSVAVQEMCVAEMSTHQAAGEIEGMSNCLPSDLMSGTGTFPVFTGDFDELLNSQEFFNGYLWNY, from the exons atgGGTGAGGTGGCTTATATGGACGAAGGAGACCTAGAAGCAATAGTCAGAGGCTACTCCGGCTCCGGAGAGGCTTTTTCCGGCGAAAGTTCCGGTGGGTTTTCACCTTCCTTTTGTCTTCCGATGGAGACGTCTAGCTTCTACGAACCGGATATGGAGACAAGCGGTTTAGACGAACTCGGTGAACTCTACAAACCCTTTTACCCTTTCTCCACACAAACGATCCTCACAAGCTCGGTCTCTGTCCCTGAAGACTCTATAAGTTTCCGAGATGAGAAGAAACAACGAACACATGGTTGTCTTCTATCGAACGGATCAAGACTTGATCATATCCGTATCCCAGaatccaaatcaaagaagag CAAGAAGAATCAACAGAAGAGAGTTGTTGAACAAGTGAAGGAAGAGAATCTGTTGTCGGACGCATGGGCGTGGCGTAAATACGGGCAGAAACCCATCAAAGGATCTCCATACCCAAG gaGTTATTACAGATGTAGCAGCTCAAAAGGGTGTTTGGCAAGAAAACAAGTCGAAAGAAATCCTCAGAACCCGGATAAGTTCACTATAACGTACACTAATGAGCACAATCATGAATTACCAACCCGTAGAAACTCATTAGCCGGTTCGACTCGAGCGAAATCTtcccaaaccaaaccaaccttAACCAAAAAATCCGGAAAAGAAGTGGTTTCTTCTCCCACAAGTAATCTGATGATCGCATCCGCTGATGAATCTTCTGTTGCGGTTCAAGAAATGTGCGTTGCAGAAATGAGTACCCACCAAGCAGCTGGAGAAATCGAAGGCATGAGTAACTGTTTACCATCGGATTTGATGTCGGGGACGGGAACATTTCCGGTTTTTACCGGTGACTTCGATGAACTATTGAATAGCCAAGAGTTCTTCAATGGGTACTTATGGAATTACTAG
- the LOC104722658 gene encoding cystine lyase CORI3-like translates to MTVGCKQAIELAIEILATPKANILLPKPGFPWDMVHAIYNKFEVREYTFLREKNYEIDFDSVRSLVDENTCAILIINPHNPNGNTYSEAHLKQLAELARELKILVVSDEVFRWTVFGNKPFVPMAKFSSIVPVISLGSLSKGWSVPGWRTGWLALHDLDGAFQSKKITSALKNFLAIDNKPPTVIQAAIPTILEKTPKEFFERRKAFLKEKADFAFDKLKDIPALTCYLKTEACTFLWTELNLSMFAHIKNDEEFCEKLASEENLVLLPGIAFGLENWARHSIDMDIFALEDAFARLKSFCDRNCY, encoded by the exons ATGACCGTTGGATGCAAACAAGCCATCGAGCTTGCAATTGAAATCTTGGCTACACCGAAAGCCAACATCTTGCTTCCGAAGCCGGGCTTTCCATGGGACATGGTCCACGCAATCTACAATAAATTTGAGGTTCGTGAATATACTTTCCTCCGTGAAAAGAACTATGAGATCGACTTTGACAGCGTACGTTCGCTTGTGGACGAGAACACCTGTGCGATACTTATTATCAACCCACACAATCCTAATGGGAACACGTACTCTGAAGCTCATCTTAAGCAG CTGGCTGAGTTGGCTCGGGAACTTAAGATACTGGTGGTTTCTGACGAAGTTTTTAGATGGACTGTGTTTGGGAATAAACCCTTTGTTCCCATGGCGAAATTCTCGTCGATCGTACCTGTGATCAGTCTCGGTTCTCTATCGAAGGGATGGAGTGTACCCGGATGGCGAACCGGCTGGCTCGCACTGCACGATCTAGATGGTGCCTTTCAATCCAAAAAG ATCACAAGTGCTCTTAAGAATTTTCTGGCGATAGATAATAAACCACCAACTGTTATCCAG GCCGCTATTCCCACCATCTTGGAGAAAACTCCTAAAGAGTTCTTCGAGAGGAGGAAGGCTTTTCTGAAAGAGAAAGCGGACTTTGCATTTGATAAGCTCAAAGACATACCAGCCCTAACCTGCTACTTGAAAACTGAAGCCTGCACCTTCTTATGG ACCGAGCTGAACTTGTCAATGTTTGCCCACATTAAAAATGATGAAGAATTCTGTGAAAAGCTTGCTAGTGAAGAAAACCTCGTCCTTTTACCAG ggattgcTTTTGGTCTGGAGAACTGGGCGAGGCATTCTATCGACATGGATATTTTCGCTTTGGAGGATGCATTTGCAAGACTGAAGAGCTTCTGTGATCGCAATTGTTATTGA
- the LOC109127498 gene encoding probable aminotransferase TAT4, with protein MENYRSVNWQFSGSEAAKKAAAATLGSYTSRIMSRCDPNGKPILPPLSEAPETSHTAEKAVVKAVLDGSGNAYAPSIGLPAAKR; from the coding sequence ATGGAGAACTATAGATCGGTCAACTGGCAGTTTAGTGGTAGCGAAGCAGCCAAAAAGGCTGCAGCTGCCACGCTAGGGAGTTACACCTCTAGAATCATGTCTCGGTGTGACCCTAATGGAAAACCCATTTTGCCCCCTCTAAGTGAAGCCCCCGAGACTAGCCATACCGCTGAGAAGGCAGTCGTTAAAGCTGTCCTTGACGGTAGTGGAAACGCCTATGCTCCAAGTATTGGCCTTCCCGCAGCTAAAAGGTAA